Within the Acidobacteriota bacterium genome, the region GTTCGCCACTCGAAGGGCGGTTCGCCGTCGGGCAACGGCTGCGGCAACTCCGTCCTCCACTCCCCCATTGTTGGCTCGACCGGAATCTCGTCAACCGCAGCCTCGAGCTTGGCCGAACCCGCAACGCACACGTCCCTGCATGCGAGCCACGAGACCTCGGCACCGATGTTCTCGGAAAGGGCACCGGCCCCGATCACCACCTCCGACGCGAGCACCACCTCATCCTCGTAACCGTAGCCCGCCAGATCTCCGCTCTGCACAAAGGAGATCGGTACCGGCCACAGCAGCGGTCCTGCCGCCCATCCTTCCGGAAGCTGCCACCGGATTTCGGTGGCGAGGCCGGCGTCGCCCGGGTACCTCCAGTAGATGTGCCAGCCATCGTCGATGACGAAGTGGACACCCAGCAGAAGCGACTCACCCGGAGCCGGGTTGGAACGCTCGGCCACCAGACGCGCACGGACCTTCGGACCGTCCTGCGAATCGTCCGCGATCCCCGCAATGGGAGAACCAACGGCGACCAGGAGCACTGCGTATGCGGCGGCTCGCACGAGACTCATGTCAGACGAAAATCAATCCTGACGATCGGTATTCCCGGACTCCCGTAGAAACAGCACCTTCCCGGCCTCCAGATCGAGGGCGAGGACGCTGCCGGTAGGTATGAAACGGTCCACCCCGAGGTCCTGCGTGAGAACCCGGATGACGCCGCCATGGACGAAGAGCAGGTGGCGCCCGGCTTCGAGGGAATCGACGAAGTCGAGCACCCGTTGGCGGAGCTCGTCGTGCGACTCGCCGTCCGGCGCCTGGAAGCCCCGGAACTCGTGAAACACCTCGCGGTAGGCGGTATCCGCCTCTTCGTAGGTGCAGCCCTCGAGCGCTCCGAAGTGGCATTCACGCAGGCGCCTGTCCGTTCGGGGCTCTCCCCAGGCGAGACGGGCACTCTCCACCGCCCGCTCGAGGTCCGACGACCAGACGCCGTCGAAACGCTGGCCGTCGATCACCGAACGGAGGGCTTCCGCCTGTAGCCGACCGTTGTCGGTCAGGGGCGGGTTGCTCCACCCGGCCACCCTCTTGGTCGCCGAGTAGGTCGTTTCGCCGTGGCGGACGAGCCACAATTCCAGAGGCGGTCTCATGGCGGACAAGGATACAGCGGCCAGGACAATCCGATCGAAAGACCGAGGCTGGATGCTGGATGCTGGATGCTGGATGCTGGATGCTGGATGCTGGATGCTGGATGCTGGATGCTGGATGCTGGATTCAACGAATCGATAAACTCTCTCGCTGACTTGTCAAGGGGTGGGCGAGCGGATCGAGAAACGAGTATCGAGAGACGAACATCCAGCGGGCGGGTGGGCGGATCGAGTATCCAGAATCGAGTATCCAGCATCTGTCGATCGAAGGCCTGCCACTTCAATTCAAAAGGGGTATCCTAGCCCCGGAGGAATCCATGAAAGCCATCGCCGACATCAGCATCATCCCGCTCGGGGTGGGCCTATCCTTGTCGAGCTACGTCGCCGTCTGCGAGAAAACTCTGAGCGAGCACGGGCTCGAACCGAAGCTGCACGCCAACGGCACCAACGTCGAGGGCGAATGGGACCAGGTCATGGCCGCCCTCAAGGCTTGTCACGAGCGACTCCACGAGATGGGCGTACCACGCATCGCCACCAATCTCCGCCTCGGCA harbors:
- a CDS encoding MTH1187 family thiamine-binding protein, translated to MKAIADISIIPLGVGLSLSSYVAVCEKTLSEHGLEPKLHANGTNVEGEWDQVMAALKACHERLHEMGVPRIATNLRLGTRVDREPSMDAKLSSVEEKLKNG
- a CDS encoding histidine phosphatase family protein, whose protein sequence is MRPPLELWLVRHGETTYSATKRVAGWSNPPLTDNGRLQAEALRSVIDGQRFDGVWSSDLERAVESARLAWGEPRTDRRLRECHFGALEGCTYEEADTAYREVFHEFRGFQAPDGESHDELRQRVLDFVDSLEAGRHLLFVHGGVIRVLTQDLGVDRFIPTGSVLALDLEAGKVLFLRESGNTDRQD